Genomic segment of Saprospira sp. CCB-QB6:
ATCCTGCACCTCAAACCAACCCTCTTCATAAGATTTTAAATGCGTAAATTTTCGGTTTTGACCCAAAACCAAAGCTTCCCGATCCCCCAAAAGCTCTACGGGCAAACCCTCTTTGCGCAAACGATGCAAAACCTTTTGCCGAGGCGCCTTAAGACTGTTGGTCCGCAAAACCACATCGGCAGAACTATTGAGTGCAGGCAATAATTTCGCCCAACGCTCCTCCCCCATTTCCTGTAGGGCACGCTCCTCCAACCAATCTGGAATAGACTCTCGAATCGCTCGATTTTCTACCGCTAAGCGATGCCGACGCCAGATTTCTAAACTATCCAATCCCTGCATCTCTGGCCAATCTTCTGGCGGCTGCTGCCCTTGCAACAACCAAGCAGTTTTTAGCATCAACCACCAATCAGCTTCCGTCTCTGGCGGCCGTTCCAAGGCCAGCTCATAGTACAAACGATACCAGCGAATAAGCTCGTAAATTTGCTCGGCCACAAAACGACGATCGCGGCTGCCCCATTTTTTGTTGGCCCGCAAAAGCTGCTGTATGCTGCGGTGCGCATGGGCTCCCTCTTGCAAAATGGCTCGAGCAGTTTGCCAAATTGGGGGAATCAAATTCTTATAAAATCGCAAGACTTTTGTATCTCTTGGGGCCTCCCGCAGCAAGCTGCGGGCGCTACGTTTAATTCATGAGGGTTTCACCCCTCATTTATATATAATCGCAAAGCGATACCACAGTTGCTGTGGGTTTTAACCTACAGCTAAAAACAGCCAGATCGCTAGGCCAATTGCAGGCGGGCTTTGCCCGCCTGCAACCTCCCAGACGTCTAGGCTATTTTTTCAAGTATAAAATGACCGATTCAATATGGCTAGTGTGCGGAAACTGGTCCACCAAACTGAGTTTTACTGCCTCATAGCCCGCTTCTTTAAGGACCAAGCTATCACGAGCTTGTGTAGCTGGATTACAAGAAATGTAAACGATAGCAGGCGCCTCCAACTCAATCACTCTTAGCAAGGCCTTGGGCACAATTCCCCCACGAGGCGGATCCAATACAATGACCCCAATTTTTTGCTTAAACTGTGGATATTCCCAAAGGAATTTGCGCACATCAGCAGCATAAAACTCAATGCCTTCAATATTGTTGCGGGCCGCATTTTTGGCCGCATCCTCAATAGCTTCAGGGACAATATCTACCCCAATAATTTTTTGAATTTTGGGGCTACGGCTCAAAAGCTGGGCAATGGTTCCCGTTCCACAAAAGAGGTCCATCACCCAAAGACCTTCTTGGCCCAATTTGGCCATAGCTTCTTCGGCATAATCAATGGCTCTTTGGTAGAGCAATTCTGCACAGGCGGGATTCGTCTGGAAAAAGCTCTGCATAGAAATCTCA
This window contains:
- a CDS encoding RsmB/NOP family class I SAM-dependent RNA methyltransferase: MRFYKNLIPPIWQTARAILQEGAHAHRSIQQLLRANKKWGSRDRRFVAEQIYELIRWYRLYYELALERPPETEADWWLMLKTAWLLQGQQPPEDWPEMQGLDSLEIWRRHRLAVENRAIRESIPDWLEERALQEMGEERWAKLLPALNSSADVVLRTNSLKAPRQKVLHRLRKEGLPVELLGDREALVLGQNRKFTHLKSYEEGWFEVQDYASQQLAHFLKPQAGSYLVDACAGAGGKSLHLAALMKNRGEILSMDLSEHKLKELQKRAKRAGVSIIKTEKIPASGRFSPAYYNIADYLVLDVPCSGLGVLRRNPQTKWIINPAFLEEIQATQAHILREYSLLCKPGGQLLYATCSILPSENEWQVQRFLQSEDGQEFELLKEQHLGPDRGPEDGFYMALLQRKG